The following proteins come from a genomic window of Metarhizium brunneum chromosome 2, complete sequence:
- the elg1 gene encoding Telomere length regulation protein elg1 — MGRNGIGEPSSRKLHPFFANGASGLISTTSTSNDTPNTRLGSSDISTPVIDAGDDGHPTRKYKSDLASQYERDTGPQQLSHAADAPGAALTRPLSGSAQRLPPSKITGQDTCMSTKNQYELQCLSTPSNMPNKPLNDITQCALPTTSMDQSERNAPPQAKKVLRLNPRTGTLGSPPKTKQKSKRSLIVCIKYGRDEKSRSEIGEKVTRVLDGSLQLPETPTEQRPHKSVTKTSDIIAKSSTSTKGTHPFFSGKPNPRSSTPIQSTDSGTRSPAQKNSVFMSTPVSPRRPRDSFSSTTATAESQFGIRPRGTKVPGAKHPMWPAQGMSHVRGNSFRPLCTTECRVETGGYKKFKGQVTTIGPNESVLAAVVDRLDVAGVRRSLPQDNDAFNPAPAELRIPQKRCESGSKLQRRIRPQLTITSPLALAGIEDPCLDELAGPPPTLAHPAISRHYVSLGTHLSAYDRSTCEGSSWNQKYAPVSAAQVLQKSKDALHIKQWLEGMKVQSVETGSGDVTGDKGRSKAESLPRKKRRKNKVDDFIVDTDEEGSDLEEIFGSDGEEDGSSGRCLKSVVRAGGARFKEPGQLRNTVVISGANGCGKTAAVYAIAKELDFEIFEINSGTRRSGKDVLERVGDMTRNHLVQQHRAAQPSVDGGLDYEGNGSTKSGKQGRMTAFFKSKAAPETKARSKQAIGGQTQKPSSKAQKQSLILIEEADILYEEDKQFWAVLTGMMNQSRRPFVITCNDESLVPLQSLNLHGIFRFMPAPDPIAVDLCLLIAANEGHSLQRSAVESLYRARDRDLRATISDLNFWCQIGVGDRRGGFDWFYARWPKGCDLDNDGDVVRVISEDTYQNGMGWIGRDVMISECDRYDREVEALQQSWNFWQVDMGDWCQSNELGSVVRAAWDSGDTEGKRAAALEALDKFYQTMSDADICSAGMCATWLQEPVDPSLPDLTSKAREDFIIGRTLLEADDYIRPVMPGKTISMTLRSQARARLRSRLQDVQPSRDNAGLCAVNESSAISRLESSFHDTSKSVNRMDMAHAFDPIAIAPKAQPSSHLDPSVFDRTMQLIVLDVAPWIRGIVAFENQLMQERLKLSHVLSDGVTRKRMRNTRSAYSALEGSERRSTRREQYFGGCLSTGLVMRTGGDFWQDAVAKHTKGDVLGTETRYSQQGIASRPEDEMDL, encoded by the coding sequence ATGGGCCGTAATGGCATTGGTGAACCGTCATCCCGAAAACTGCACCCTTTCTTCGCCAATGGTGCATCTGGTCTGATCTCGACCACTTCGACGTCAAATGATACCCCGAACACACGGCTTGGCAGTAGCGACATCTCCACTCCCGTGATTGATGCTGGAGACGACGGACACCCTACGAGAAAATATAAGTCTGATTTAGCATCTCAATATGAGAGAGATACGGGCCCTCAACAACTCAGCCATGCAGCTGATGCACCAGGAGCTGCTCTCACTCGCCCTCTTTCCGGCTCTGCTCAACGCCTTCCGCCTTCTAAGATTACCGGACAGGACACTTGCATGTCAACGAAAAACCAATACGAGCTACAATGTCTGTCTACTCCCTCCAACATGCCAAACAAACCCCTAAATGATATCACCCAATGCGCTCTGCCAACGACCAGCATGGACCAGTCCGAACGAAACGCGCCGCCACAGGCAAAGAAAGTACTGAGACTGAACCCTAGAACTGGCACTCTAGGATCACCACCCAAGACGAAACAAAAATCTAAGCGCTCCCTGATCGTCTGTATCAAGTATGGTCGGGATGAAAAATCAAGGAGTGAAATTGGAGAGAAAGTCACACGGGTGTTGGACGGCAGCTTACAACTCCCGGAAACACCGACAGAGCAGCGACCACATAAGAGTGTAACCAAAACCAGTGATATTATCGCCAAATCTTCTACATCTACCAAAGGGACTCACCCGTTCTTCTCAGGCAAACCGAATCCTCGTTCATCAACACCTATTCAATCAACAGATTCAGGAACAAGGTCGCCTGCTCAAAAGAACTCTGTATTCATGTCAACGCCTGTGTCTCCCAGGAGACCGAGGGACTCATTCTCGTCAACAACTGCTACGGCGGAATCACAATTTGGTATCAGGCCTAGAGGGACAAAAGTACCTGGTGCCAAGCACCCCATGTGGCCAGCGCAGGGCATGTCCCATGTTCGAGGGAATAGCTTCAGACCGCTTTGTACCACGGAATGTAGGGTCGAAACTGGCGGATACAAGAAATTCAAAGGACAGGTCACGACCATCGGTCCAAATGAATCAgtgctggctgctgttgTCGATAGATTAGACGTCGCAGGCGTGCGCCGTAGTTTGCCGCAGGACAACGACGCTTTCAACCCTGCCCCTGCGGAGCTCCGCATTCCACAAAAGCGATGTGAGAGCGGTTCAAAATTACAACGTCGAATACGACCTCAACTTACAATTACCTcaccattggcattggcaggaATAGAAGATCCATGTTTGGACGAACTTGCAGGGCCACCGCCAACGCTGGCTCATCCAGCCATCAGCCGCCACTATGTCTCTCTAGGGACACACCTATCGGCATACGACAGGTCTACCTGTGAGGGATCCTCTTGGAATCAAAAGTACGCACCTGTCTCAGCAGCACAAGTCCTTCAGAAATCCAAGGATGCCCTTCACATAAAACAATGGTTAGAAGGAATGAAGGTTCAATCAGTTGAAACTGGTAGCGGTGACGTCACTGGAGATAAGGGCAGATCAAAAGCCGAGTCATTACCGAGAAaaaagaggaggaagaacaAAGTGGATGATTTCATCGTCGACACTGACGAGGAAGGGAGTGATCTGGAAGAGATCTTTGGAAGcgatggagaagaagatgggaGCTCTGGCAGATGCCTCAAATCTGTCGTTCGAGCTGGTGGCGCAAGGTTCAAGGAGCCGGGACAGCTGAGGAATACCGTTGTCATTAGTGGCGCAAACGGCTGTGGCAAGACCGCCGCTGTATACGCTATTGCGAAGGAACTTGACTTTGAAATATTCGAGATAAATTCAGGCACCCGGCGAAGTGGTAAGGATGTTCTCGAAAGGGTTGGAGACATGACGCGAAATCACTTAGTTCAACAGCACCGAGCTGCGCAGCCATCAGTGGATGGAGGGCTTGATTATGAGGGCAATGGGTCGACAAAGTCTGGCAAACAAGGCAGGATGACGGCTTTCTTCAAATCAAAGGCTGCTCCTGAGACAAAAGCAAGGTCAAAGCAAGCTATAGGTGGCCAAACTCAAAAGCCGAGTTCGAAAGCTCAGAAACAGTCTCTTATCCTGATTGAAGAAGCGGATATATTATATGAAGAAGACAAGCAGTTCTGGGCAGTCTTGACAGGCATGATGAATCAGTCGCGGCGACCTTTCGTTATCACTTGCAATGATGAGAGCTTAGTCCCGCTCCAGAGTCTAAACCTTCATGGAATCTTTCGCTTCATGCCAGCACCAGACCCTATTGCGGTGGATCTGTGTCTTCTCATTGCCGCAAATGAAGGACATAGTCTCCAGAGATCCGCCGTTGAGTCCCTATATCGAGCTCGTGATCGCGACCTACGAGCCACCATTTCTGATCTTAACTTCTGGTGTCAAATTGGAGTGGGTGATCGCAGAGGAGGATTCGACTGGTTTTACGCCCGGTGGCCCAAAGGTTGCGACTTGGATAATGACGGTGATGTCGTTCGAGTGATTAGTGAGGATACGTACCAGAACGGCATGGGCTGGATCGGACGGGATGTTATGATATCAGAGTGCGACAGGTACGACCGAGAGGTCGAGGCCTTGCAACAGTCCTGGAACTTCTGGCAAGTGGATATGGGCGATTGGTGTCAATCCAATGAATTGGGGTCGGTAGTAAGGGCGGCATGGGACTCGGGCGACACTGAGGGCAAACGAGCAGCCGCACTTGAAGCCTTGGACAAATTCTACCAGACAATGAGCGATGCTGACATTTGTTCTGCGGGTATGTGTGCAACTTGGCTGCAGGAGCCCGTTGATCCGTCGCTTCCTGATCTTACTAGCAAGGCGAGAGAAGACTTCATAATCGGGCGTACCTTGTTAGAAGCAGATGACTACATACGCCCTGTCATGCCTGGCAAAACGATTTCCATGACCTTGCGATCACAGGCTCGGGCGCGGTTACGTTCAAGGCTGCAAGACGTACAACCATCTCGAGACAATGCCGGTTTGTGCGCAGTCAACGAGTCTAGCGCCATCTCAAGGCTCGAGTCGTCATTCCATGACACTTCCAAGAGCGTCAACCGGATGGACATGGCCCACGCATTCGATCCAATAGCCATAGCGCCCAAAGCGCAACCAAGTTCACATCTCGACCCGTCTGTCTTTGACCGCACGATGCAGCTGATTGTTCTGGATGTTGCTCCTTGGATTCGTGGCATCGTGGCCTTTGAGAATCAGCTCATGCAAGAAAGGCTAAAGCTAAGCCATGTATTGAGTGACGGCGTCACAAGGAAGCGCATGCGCAATACGAGGAGTGCGTACTCGGCGCTTGAAGGTAGCGAACGAAGAAGCACGCGGCGGGAACAGTACTTTGGCGGCTGCCTTTCCACCGGCCTGGTGATGCGCACCGGGGGTGATTTTTGGCAGGACGCTGTTGCTAAACACACGAAGGGCGACGTCCTTGGGACAGAAACTCGGTACAGTCAACAGGGAATTGCTTCACGGCCTGAAGACGAGATGGATTTATAA